ACCGGTACTGTCAATAGAAAAGATGAACAAGTACTGTCAATTTAGAACAGGTTTGGACCGGTACTGTCAATAGAAAAGATGAACAAGTACTGTCAATTTAGAACAGGTTTGGACTTAGTTTCATCAGTACTCCAAATCAGTAGGAGTATGAATTAACGGGCAGAAATAATTGCTACTCTCATTTAAGGTAAAATTGAGTAGGAATAGGAGTAGGAATATCAGGAGCATGAATATCAGGAAGGAGTACATCATGGCCTTTGAAAATTTTACCCCAGCCTTACTTTGAACTCGATCTCATTTCTGTACTTCATTATTCCCATAAGAGGGTCACTTTCACCTGTAACTTGACATGATCAAGTAAACTGTGCACATGTCTATTTTTATTTGAATCTTCAgaatgtccaaaattttaaacacTATGGTATGACTGAACAATCTAAACTGTTTGACATAATTTGATGTAAATAAAATACTCCAGCCATTCTTAGTATGCAAATCTGCAGTTAGTGCTTCGAAAAAACACTATGGGAAATGACTTGAATGGAGAAATGTTGAGATACCAACCTGCTAGCTGAAAAGTGCAGCATGCCGGCATGAGAATGACTGATACCCTCACACATCTTTTTTCANNNNNNNNNNNNNNNNNNNNNNNNNNNNNNNNNNNNNNNNNNNNNNNNNNNNNNNNNNNNNNNNNNNNNNNNNNNNNNNNNNNNNNNNNNNNNNNNNNNNNNNNNNNNNNNNNNNNNNNNNNNNNNNNNNNNNNNNNNNNNNNNNNNNNNNNNNNNNNNNNNNNNNNNNNNNNNNNNNNNNNNNNNNNNNNNNNNNNNNNNNNNNNNNNNNNNTAGCCCTTCTTTAAAACAATCTGATGGAAAAAAACATTCAAGGTCACAAATCATATTATTGTAGGGCTCATATTTACTGtagaagagagaagagaaaagaagagatcAAGAATATGGAGGGCACAAGAGGAGTATACTACAGTAGCTCTCCTCTTGTTGCAAGTCCTACACTAAAGTACTAAAACTACTGCTTGCAAGTCCTAACATAACAGCAGCAATCATCATCAGTGCTCCAAGTATCCAAGATGGAGTAATTAACAGAAAATGCAAGATAACCTAACAGAGCAAGATGGAGTAATCCAAGAAAATTAATTGAAAATTGCTGAGTAgtgttgtgtgcaagtgcaagtacTCAAAATTTGTTTGAGTAGCAAATCTTGGAGTACNNNNNNNNNNNNNNNNNNNNNNNNNNNNNNNNNNNNNNNNNNNNNNNNNNNNNNNNNNNNNNNNNNNNNNNNNNNNNNNNNNNNNNNNNNNNNNNNNNNNNNNNNNNNNNNNNNNNNNNNNNNNNNNNNNNNNNNNNNNNNNNNNNNNNNNNNNNNNNNNNNNNNNNNNNNNNNNNNNNNNNNNNNNNNNNNNNNNNNNNNNNNNNNNNNNNNNNNNNNNNNNNNNNNNNNNNNNNNNNNNNNNNNNNNNNNNNNNNNNNNNNNNNNNNNNNNNNNNNNNNNNNNNNNNNNNNNNNNNNNNNNNNNNNNNNNNNNNNNNNNNNNNNNNNNNNNNNNNNNNNNNNNNNNNNNNNNNNNNNNNNNNNNNNNNNNNNNNNNNNNNNNNNNNNNNNNNNNNNNNNNNNNNNNNNNNNNNNNNNNNNNNNNNNNNNNNNNNNNNNNNNNNNNNNNNNNNNNNNNNNNNNNNNNNNNNNNNNNNNNNNNNNNNNNNNNNNNNNAAGAGTTGGCAATTAGGCGCCCAATTAACTTGGTGATGCATGCTAAACTTAAGAACCATCATCACTTGGTACACACACCAGTTCAGATTACACATGATAATTAATTAGGCGCGGTAACTAATTAACCCCAGCAGCTACCTTAGTTAGGTGCAGTAAAAACTCCTACTGCTACTGCATCTTTACCAACCAAATTCAGTGACAGAGCTACTCCATTTTACTCAAATTCAGTATGCAAAATTAACAGTAATCCATACAGCTGCTTCATACTCCAAATTGCTACTCCAAATTCAGTATACAAAATTCAGTATGCTGCTACTCCAAATTCAGTTTGCAAATTAACAGTAACAGTACTTCAATGGAGTACAGTTGCTACTCCAAATTAACAGTGGGTCCTTGCTAAGCATATTGTTCTCAAATTAACAGTAGAACTCAAATTAGCAGCAGCATTCGTAGGTGACAACACAAAACAGCAGCAACATTCGTACGAGTAGAAAATGAACACGTACTGGTTCAGATTGAAAGAGCTTAGCTAGCGCAGCTCAAATTGAAAGAGCAGCAGCTCGAAGCAGAGCTCAGCAGCGATAGAGAGTGTAGCTAGCGCCCATCTTGCTGCCGGTCTTCCAGGCCTGGGAGGACTTCTTGCGGCCGCCGATGCGGGGGATGCTGGCGAACTCTTCGTCGGTGAAGGCGGCGTCGTTGCTGGCGTACACTGCGCAAGCGCGGGGGCGAGCAGCGAGCGGGACCCATGGGCGcggcggtcgaggcagaggcggaCGCACGAGGCCCCGGCATCGTCGGCGTTCTGGATGAGCTCCCGGCGTCCCGCAGCGCGGTGGTGCCCTCCGGGTAGTTGGCCAGCACCTCGCGGATGCGCCGCACCAGGTCCACCCACAGCCCGAAGTCCTCCAGCAGCATCCCGCCCGGATCCATgtcgcttcgtcgccggcgtcgaagCACGCGGATCCAGCGCCTCCGCCGGCCAGAAGCTCATCGCCGGCGCCTAAAAAATCAAGCTTTTGACCTACGGGTGGTGGATTTCTGGCGGTGGGAGGAAACGGGGTGGCTCGATGGTGCGGAGAAAGAGAGGAAGCGGGGTGGCTTAGCGGTGACGATGGCGAGGagaggccggcgacgacggggatctGGAGGGGAGCGAGAGAGGGGTGGCCGGGTGGGTGAGAGGGGAACGAGAGAGTGAGCTTGAGTGGGTGAGAGCGAGCGGTGGTGGGAGGGCATTTCTGGAAAGTGAAAAATTCTCGTAGCGTTACGAAATTTACACGTCAAACCCTTAAACGACTTACATTTCGGAACAGAGGAAGTAGACATCACTACTACTACATGTCATCGAGCCGCCTGTCTGAATTCGGACTTTGAATTTCCAATTTTGCACACAGATGTTGTCGGGCCAACTGTGATCCCCTTAGTGGCACAGAGGTTGCAGCCAATTAGTTAGGCAAGAAAAACAGGGTGATCCCCTTTGCTTCCACGccagattttatttatttatttgcacATAGACATAGCTGAAGCGGACACCTCTTAGTAGCAAGACAGAGGTTGCTGCGAATTAGGCAAGCACAGGGCACACTGTTTTGTTACCGTGTTTTGCTGCAGTAATAAACAAGCTAAAGCGGGGTTCTGGTCCGCGCTCATTTGCCCGGAATACCCTGAGAAGCATCTGCCGTGTTTTACTAGTGTGTCAAGTATCAGATGGCCTGTATGGCGTGCTTGTTGCTCGGTCATTCTATATGTGCATACGAATGCTAATAATAAATGGTTAAGTTCTGCTGCAACAACTTCGTGTGTTCTGAACAGTTTTTGTTCTTGATGACATCTTTCATGTCCTATGTATTCACTAACCCGCTGTATTCCTGGCCTTATATATGCAGACTCTAGGAATAGACCATGCCATGGCGTCCTTCATTTGGCTTTGCGGGCCCATTACTGGTTTTGTGGTAAGTTTTTGCAACGACGCAGTTGCTGATTTTGTTTGGAGTCAGTAATGTAAGCTCTCATGTCTCTAAATGGCCGTCTGGTTACCCCCTGACACCAGGTTCAACCTTGTGTTGGTGTCTGGAGTGACAAGTGCCGCTCCAAGTACGGGAGGAGACGGCCGTTCATTTTGGCTGGATGCGTGCTGATTTGTGCAGCTGTGAGTATATATATCATGTTTGATAGTTTACAGTATATTCCCCATTCTTTCCCTGCTCTCTAATAGGCAGACTTCATACTCGTAGGTAACTTTAGTCGGGTTTTCTGCAGACCTTGGCTACATGTTAGGAGACACCACTGAGCACTGCAGGTAATCATCCATTCGTTCTGCTAGTTTGTTATTCTATTATAACAATTTAGCATCAGCTGTATCACCATCACTAAAATGCTAATAATTGTTCATACAGTACATACAAAGGTCTACGATATCGAGCTgcttttattttcatttttggaTTCTGGATGCTGGACCTTGCAAATAATACAGTTCAAGTAAGCCTATTTGAAACTTTACATGTGATCTTATGAATTGACTTCCAGTCTCTGTAAATGTTGCTGGAAAGTTGAATTACTCTTCTCCTAATATTTTGTTCATTCTTGATAGGGACCTGCTCGTGCCCTCCTAGCTGATCTTTCAGGTGTTTAAGACATTCAGTTAGAATTTCTACTAATGCTGGATCCACCCTTATAATATCAGTTATCGAATAATACATTCTACTATGCAGGTCCCGATCAATGTAATTCGGCAAATGCAATATTCTGCTCATGGATGGCTGTTGGAAACGTTCTTGGTTTTTCAGCTGGTGCGAGTGGGAACTGGCACAAGTATGTCGTGTTTTGTGTTATTCTGTGCTTACATTAGCTTGAGCCTTGTTGTCCAAGAGTAGATTCATGCCACTATCCAGAAAGAACCAAACTTATGCTAGTTGACATAAATTTGTAGGTGTGCAGTAGGTAATATCTTAAACTTATACTCATGCTACTATTTAGAAAAAAGATCCTTCTGGCTTATTATGTTAGTCAAGCTGTCTCTGTAATTAGTATGCTTGCTCACCCTGCCTTGATGATGTGCTTTCTTGAGGTATGGTCTCGGTAGCATAGGGTGCTTGTAATCCCACAACTTGTTTTTCGAACTTTCTACTTCTGACAAAGATAGCTGATCAACTTTTATTAATTTCTAGTTTTATCCCGAGAGCTCTCTTGTCAACCGCAGTTGATTTCCCCGTACAAAGTTGACCTTCCCACTCTTTTTTATCTATGCAGGTGGTTTCCTTTTCTGATGACTAGGGCCTGTTGTGAAGCCTGTGGTAATTTGAAAGCAGCTTTCTTAATTGCAGTTGTAAGTTCTCAGATATTCTGCAATTGACCTAGGTGTCCGAAGTTAGGTTTCTCAATATAATTGTACAAGTGCATTGCTGGCAAAAGAGTAAGCTGACTAATTATGTATCGTGCAGGTATTCCTTCTGTTTTGCATGGCTGTTACCCTCTACTTTGCTGAAGAGATTCCACTGGAACCAAAGGATGCACAGCAGTTATCTGACTCAGCTCCTCTACTGAACGGTTCTAGAGATGATCATGATGCTTCAAGTGAACAGACTAATGGAGGACTTTCTAACGGTCATGCTGATGCAAACCATGTCTCAGCTAACTCCAGTGCAGATGCAGGCTCCAACTCGAACAAGGACGATGCTGAGGCTTTCAAtgatggaccaggagcagttttgGTTAAAATTTTGACTAGCATGAGGCATCTACCTCCTGGAATGTATTCCGTGCTTCTGGTTATGGCCCTAACATGGGTATGCTATAAAAATGGATTACATGGAAGATGCGCATCAGCTGCTTGCTGATCGTCTCTTCTGCTGGAAACTGATGGTGTTCATCACATCTTATCTGTTTTGCAGCTGTCATggtttccctttttcctttttgaCACCGACTGGATGGGGCGTGAAGTTTATCACGGTGACCCAAAAGGAAATGCGAGTGAAAGGAAAGCTTATGATGATGGTGTCCGAGAAGGTGCATTTGGTTTGCTATTGAATTCAGTAAGAGCCTGTGATCAATTTTGTTCACTATAATTTTTGTATGTCTAGGGTAGTACCTGCCGTTCTTGGTAATGCAAATACTTTGAAAGATTAGTTACATGGTTTGTGGTGGTTTAAAAGCATTGCAGTTGGATGTAAGTGCCAATGTATTGGATGTAAGTGCCAATGTATTTTTAGTCAGTGGCAGTAAGTAATATTTGGTTCGTTCATGTAGGTCGTCCTTGGAATTGGCTCTTTCCTTATCGATCCATTATGCCGGATGATTGGTGCAAGATTGGTTTGGGCAATCAGCAACTTCATAGTGTTTGCCTGCATGTTGGCTACAACAATATTAAGTTGGATCTCCTATGACTTGTACTCGAGCAAGCTTCAACATATTGTCGGGGCAGATAAAACAGTCAAGACCTCAGCGCTCATTCTTTTCTCTCTTCTCGGATTGCCACTCTCGGTTAGTGCCAGACCCTCAACACCTTCTTTTAGTGCAACTGGAAGATGTCTTATCCTGTCTGCTCTTGCATATACAGATCACTTACAGTGTTCCATTCTCCGTGACTGCTGAGCTGACTGCCGGAACAGGAGGCGGACAAGGTTTGTGTTGCTGGTGTTTGCTTTTTTGTATTATGTTTCAGTTGTTATTCTCGACTGAAAATGTCTGCCATGTCCAGGTTTGGCAACTGGAGTTCTGAATCTCGCCATCGTCGCTCCTCAGGTTGACACTTGTACCTAGAATGATCTCCTATGCCATGCATCATCGCTGAACATGTCCTGACCTTTACGACTGTCCACTGCATTCTACTTTGCAGATAGTAGTCTCACTCGGAGCAGGCCCATGGGACAAGCTCTTGGGGGGAGGGAACGTCCCCGCCTTCGCCTTGGCCTCGGTCTTCTCGCTGGCTGCCGGAGTGCTCGCAGTGATCAAGCTGCCCAAGCTGTCGAACAATTACCAATCCGCCGGCTTCCACATGGGCTGAACCCTGAAACCCGAAGCCAGCTGTTGTGTGTAACTCGAAGCCAGCTTCCACATTGAGATTCGTTTATAGGGAGATGATTCTTTTTCTCCTCTTGCTAGATACACAATTAATAAGACTACAGATCAGATAGACTAGGATAGAGAGATAGTGTTTAGGCCTGTGTGCATACAAGTGTCGATGAAAAGTTGTAAAAGATGTACACTGTTTTTTTGTATTGTATATGTAGTGAAATTTCACAGATGGCCGGATGTAACATTGTTTTCGCCTAATAATTCTCGTGTTTATGGTCTGTTATGGGATGAACTTGGCATGTTATGGTTGGTGTTGTGATGATCATAATGAAAATCTGAACTGAAGCATCAGACTGATAAAATTTGGTGACAGAATATTCTTAACCTTAGATTGCCAAGATGaactaaaatgaaaaaaaaaatcaatcGAATATGAAGATTAACTAAAACGCAAGAAAAAATCAATCGAATACAGATTGCTCCACAATCCAAGATTGCAAAATCACACAATTTAATTAAATCTAATGAAATTTGCTGACACGATTTAAGTTTTTCACATAATTAACTAATGGAATATAAGCAAATAAAAgattaaaaaaactaaaaactagTGCAAAAAATCAAATTGCAGGCAGTTTGTTGGATCTATTTATCATCTACTAGTCGCTGTAGAAGCTATTTGTGTTCTTCTTGCTGTCCTTTTTGGTCTTCTTGTTCCTCCGGCGGCGCCGGTCGGCCTCCTCCACCCGCCGGACGGCGTGTTCCAGCGTGTCGACCCGCTCGGCCAGGGCCCCGATCAGAGCGCACTGCTGCGCGCTCCGCTCGCACAACGCCGCCACCATCTCCATGAATTTCTTCGCGTCCAACCCGTCGGTGGTCACAGTCTTCTTCTCCTCTCCTGCTGGTTCTTGCTGCTGCAATGCCTTGGGTGGTGCATGGTCCTCCTCGCCGGTGGAGACGTCGCCGTCCCCCGTGGCCACCATCTCCCACTCGCCCTCCGCCTCTGAGGCCTTCTCCACTTCCGCCACCAGTTTGGTCTCAGTCTGGTTGTCCTCGTCGACGACGACGGGACTCGCCGCGTCAACCTCCATCGCCGCCATGTCGGTTGTCTCGGCACCCGGAGAAtccaccacagtgttgtcctcaaccAGCAGCTCCAACTCTGATTCTATCCCATCCTCTGCTTCGTCCGCTGCATCCTGAACTTCCGGCGCATTGGCGGTCACCACCGCCGACATGGCCTCTAGCGCGTCAACGGCGTCCTGGAGCGCGAGCACACGCCGAGTGACCCTCCTGCGGTACTCCCGGGCGCCGTGCACGCCGTCGAGACGCAGCAGCAGCCGCATGAGCTCCTCCCCGAGGCCGATCCGCGCACGGGCGTCCGCGCGCAGCGCCTCCGCCTCGGCCGACAACCTCGCGGCCACGGCCTCCGCCTGCCGCTCCACCGCGCGCACCTCCCGCACCATGCGGCGAGCAAGCAgcccacgcgccgccgcctgcaccctcaccgcggcctcctccgccgacGGCGCCGGGTTCCTCGGCACCGCAGGCGGCGAGTCGGGCTCGGGCCCCGTGACCTCCACCTCAAAGCAGTCCGGGCTGCTCTTCGGGGACCCGCTGCTGGGCCTGGGACGCTCCATGGTCCGCGCGGCCGGCTCGGCGGCGCCGAAGCCAGGGAAGAAGCCGCCGTCGTGCCGCGCCGGGGCCCTCCGGCGGGCGGGGCGCAGCCGCTCCGTGACGAGAGGCTCGGCGTCCATGAAGAAGGGATCGGCAGCGGCGGGGCTATAGTACGGGTAGGCGTCGTAGCCGTAGGAGGTCGGGTAGTAGTAGTCATACGGGTCATACCCGAAGAAACCGCCGCGGCGAGCCATTGATGGATGGTGAGATGATGAAGTCGACGTCGATCgcgtggaaagatggatggtaggtCGTTTGTTGCCTGATTCTGTTTGTTGTTGTGTAGGATGGACCGCAGGCGGCGACCCTACTATATACCAGAGGAAACAACCTTCTCGAACGGGCGTAGAACGTTCTCGAAAGCTACAGAATTCTTGAGAAAGGGGCAGGGCGCTACCGTTTCTCGAGACGTCGCGCCTGACGCACCGGTTCGCTTAGCGGGCGCtcgcatgggccggcccagctaccaCGCCCGCTCCTTCCCTTTCGTTTGCAGGTGCGCGTTTCATTTGTCTAAAAAAAAAGGTGTGCGTTTCGTTCGTTTGTTCGTTTTTTTTTGTGTTCGTTCCTTCGCTCACAAAACTGAAAAAACGATTGGATCTGAAATTTACAAATTTGAAATTTTTCATCAATTCTAAAaacagttcatcaattttgaaaccaATTTCATGAAATTTGGAAAAAgtacatcgaatttgaaaaaaatgttcaccaatttaAAAAGGTTCATCGAAATGTTTAAAAAAGGTCACTGAGTCTGAAAAAGTTCTTTGAatttgacaaaaagttcatcgattttgcagAAAAAATTCATGAAGGAAAAAGTTTTCTCGAACttgaaaaaagaaaggaaaaaagggacagaaaaaagaaaaaaacagaagaaagaaCAAAAGGACAAAAACATGTAAGGAAACACAACAACTGAAGTGGTTCGGTGGTCGTCGCGTCCTGCTCTGAACTCGCTCGTCCAATCAAATATACTAGAAGCTAGCGCGTTTCACCACACTGGTCTTCACTCGTGGGATTAAGTTTTTTTTTATCTAGCAGATAATCATTGTCGGTTGTTTGGATTTGCTTTTAGTTATGTTATGGTATATATTTTTTCGTTCGTGCCAGGATACCACTAGATAAGGTATTTGTTTCGGATGCTGAGTGGGTTTGTCCGGTATGTAGTTGTGTTGTCCTTATACTTTTTGGCTTCGGTGTCAACTGGTGGTCTATGTGTTAATCCCTTGAAAGTTCCTACTTTCATATTGAAACTGTGAAATTGTTGATATAGGCttcactagcacaaatgcccgtgagAATTTTTTATACGTCTCATGCCTCAATTAATTCTGTCCATCCTCATGTCCTCGTCTTTGTGTGCGCTCCATATAATTTCATTTTAATTAAAGAACTTTCCTTCCTTGTTTTCTAACTGATTTTCATCCTTATTCCTTATACATCTTCCTTATTTTGTCTCAATTCCTTTCCTTCCTTTCTTATCCTCTCTCAATTTCTCTCCTTCCTTTTTCCTTGCTTGTCAGGAATTAGCAAGAGCCAGACCATCCCTCATAGCCATCGCTTCTGTGGTGATCACGACTGCTGCAAATGGAATTAATTTACACCGAGCCGCCAGAAAATTACCTCTATCATCCCCGAGTATAGCCGTCGTAGCTCCAACTCCTTCATCTGGGAAAAATACCGCGTTTGGTGAAACTCTTGTTTGGGTTACACCACCTGGGTTTGACAAGACCGAAAGTGACCATCTCCATGTTGGCGGAACCATTTCGTTGTGTTTTTTTTTTCTATAGATCCATCACAAGTGCCAACCTCCGACTGCTATCACTTGTTGTAAAATTGAAGTTGGATGTATAGCTAGGTGTTCCCCCGGAAGAGATAAGATGTGTTTGAATATAACAGAACCTAGTCTGTCCACTGACAAAGTGTGATCAATGAGCTGTATCACCCCAAGACGGGTTACTTGCAAAACTCCATCCAGAAATCTTTAACCCTACGTGGAATTTGAAGTTTTCAAGAGTATTCCGGACAGACAAAGGGGTAGAGACACCAGGCAGCTTTATCATGTTTGCATGCACCCGGAAAGTATGTTTCCAGTCCTCacttcagaaagaaaaaaataaaatcctaTTCTATTTGGGTGCCATGCCACCGGGTTAAATATGCTCATTCGTTTGTTCATTCGTTCGTTCGTTTTTTTTGGTGTTTGTCCCTTCGTTCACAAAACGGAAAAAACGATTGGATCTGAAATTTACGAATTTGAAagcagttcatgaatttgaaaacgtTCATCaatctaaaaaaagttcatcaattttgaaacaaaatttatgaaatttgaaaaaagttcatcgaatttgaaaaaaaggttcattggatttgaaaaaaaggttcatcgaatttgaaacaaagttcattagatttaaaaaaaatcatcaaattttaaaaaagttcaccgaattttaaaaagttcatcgaatttgttAAAGGGTTTTTATCACTTATGCCACTGGTTGTGTCTTACTACTCAGATTTTCCATTAGGAATTTTaaatgctcaaaaatgccattgctTCGTTAGGCGCATGCTCGAAAATGCCACAGAACACCATTAATGTCAGCTCAAATCTCGTTTGCAATGTCTATACTTTGGTtttatatatggatcctctctccgatttcatggcctcgagccattcgtcggaatccgggcccatcatcgtTTCTccgtagctcgtaggttcattgttgtctagcaacatgacttccaagacaggattacgtaccactctgaagtagtacgcatccttgtcgacctacgaggtttggtagtgacttgatccgaagtttcatgatcactatcataagcttccacttcagttgctgtaggtgccacaggaacaacttcctgtgccctgctacacactagttgaagtgacggttcaataacctcatcaagtctccaccatcctcccactcaattctttcgagagaaatttttcctcgagaaaggacccgtttctagaagcaatcacttttgcttccggatcggaaataggaggtatacccaactattttgggtattctatgaagatgcatttatccactttgggttcgagcttatcagcctgaaactttttcacataagcgtcgcagccccaaacttttaagaaacgacaacttaggtttctctaaaccatagttcatacggtgttgtctcaacggaattgcgtggtgccctatttaaagtgaatgcggttgtctctaatgcctaacccgtaaatgatagtggtaattcgataagagacatcatggtatgcaccatatccaatagggtgcagttatcatgttcggacacaccatcacactatggtgttccaggcggtattagttgtgaaacaatttccacaatgtcttaattgtgtgccaaactcgtgttggggaacgtagcagaaatcaaaaattttctacgcatcaccaagatcaatctatggagtaatctaacaacgaggggaaggagagtgcatctacatacccttgtagatcgctaagtggaagcgttcgagtgaacggggttgatggagtcgtactcgccgtgatccaaatcaccgatgatcctagtgccaaacggacggcacctccgcgttcaacacacgtgcagcc
Above is a window of Triticum aestivum cultivar Chinese Spring chromosome 6B, IWGSC CS RefSeq v2.1, whole genome shotgun sequence DNA encoding:
- the LOC123140033 gene encoding sucrose transport protein SUT4 (The sequence of the model RefSeq protein was modified relative to this genomic sequence to represent the inferred CDS: added 145 bases not found in genome assembly), with protein sequence MDSGGGATAIRVPYRHIRDAEMELVRLNSTNGTGGDAARPKEEQGSGASGEGGRKGAPKWRVVLACMVAAGVQFGWALQLSLLTPYIQTLGIDHAMASFIWLCGPITGFVVQPCVGVWSDKCRSKYGRRRPFILAGCVLICAAVTLVGFSADLGYMLGDTTEHCSTYKGLRYRAAFIFIFGFWMLDLANNTVQGPARALLADLSGPDQCNSANAIFCSWMAVGNVLGFSAGASGNWHKWFPFLMTRACCEACGNLKAAFLIAVVFLLFCMAVTLYFAEEIPLEPKDAQQLSDSAPLLNGSRDDHDASSEQTNGGLSNGHADANHVSANSSADAGSNSNKDDAEAFNDGPGAVLVKILTSMRHLPPGMYSVLLVMALTWLSWFPFFLFDTDWMGREVYHGDPKGNASERKAYDDGVREGAFGLLLNSVVLGIGSFLIDPLCRMIGARLVWAISNFIVFACMLATTILSWISYDLYSSKLQHIVGADKTVKTSALILFSLLGLPLSITYSVPFSVTAELTAGTGGGQGLATGVLNLAIVAPQIVVSLGAGPWDKLLGGGNVPAFALASVFSLAAGVLAVIKLPKLSNNYQSAGFHMG
- the LOC123135209 gene encoding uncharacterized protein, which produces MARRGGFFGYDPYDYYYPTSYGYDAYPYYSPAAADPFFMDAEPLVTERLRPARRRAPARHDGGFFPGFGAAEPAARTMERPRPSSGSPKSSPDCFEVEVTGPEPDSPPAVPRNPAPSAEEAAVRVQAAARGLLARRMVREVRAVERQAEAVAARLSAEAEALRADARARIGLGEELMRLLLRLDGVHGAREYRRRVTRRVLALQDAVDALEAMSAVVTANAPEVQDAADEAEDGIESELELLVEDNTVVDSPGAETTDMAAMEVDAASPVVVDEDNQTETKLVAEVEKASEAEGEWEMVATGDGDVSTGEEDHAPPKALQQQEPAGEEKKTVTTDGLDAKKFMEMVAALCERSAQQCALIGALAERVDTLEHAVRRVEEADRRRRRNKKTKKDSKKNTNSFYSD